A section of the Epinephelus moara isolate mb chromosome 3, YSFRI_EMoa_1.0, whole genome shotgun sequence genome encodes:
- the LOC126383875 gene encoding protein ripply1-like, protein MSSACLVLQQPSFSAAPWSRPLPVSSSSDTNGSQTTLWRPWLSSDKDGPDRCPRSKLSCPYSRPTLPGCLSSDGKPQAFQHPVRLFWPKSKSFDYLYRDGEALLRNFPIQATISFYEESDSEDEDDEDWEEDGDSEECLKQQQSHFTSYN, encoded by the exons ATGAGTTCCGCGTGCCTGGTCCTCCAGCAGCCGTCCTTCAGCGCAGCACCGTGGTCGCGCCCGCTgccagtgagcagcagctcGGACACAAACGGCAG CCAGACGACGCTCTGGAGACCGTGGTTATCCAGCGACAAAGATGGACCAGACCGATGCCCACGGAGCAAGCTGTCCTGT CCTTACTCCAGACCCACACTGCCAGGCTGCCTCTCATCAGATGGGAAACCTCAGGCCTTCCAGCACCCTGTCAG GCTGTTCTGGCCCAAATCCAAGTCATTTGACTATCTGTACAGGGACGGAGAGGCTCTGCTGAGGAACTTCCCCATTCAGGCAACCATCAGCTTCTATGAAGAGTCTGACAGTGAAGATGAGGATGACGAGGACTGGGAGGAGGACGGTGACTCCGAGGAGTGTCTAAAACAGCAGCAGTCTCATTTCACCTCATACAACTGA